Proteins from a single region of Aureibacter tunicatorum:
- a CDS encoding aminoacyl-histidine dipeptidase produces the protein MNKEVANLEPKAVWTAFEQLNEVPRPSKHEERVIEFAKSFGENLGLKTKVDGAGNVIIQKPATPGYEDRKTVILQGHLDMVHQKNADTDFDFSLEGIKSYIDGDWVKAKGTTLGADNGMGVAAAMAVLSSNDVEHGPLEVLFTIDEETGMTGAFALQAGELDGDILLNLDTEEEGELTVGCAGGLDANVNGTYAVDEVGIVDFVLMDLAVKGLKGGHSGMEIHLGRANANKLMNRILYKSLEAYGVRIIEIDGGSLRNAIPRESFVKLAVPKESLPQFEEHIRACEEEILDEYSVADSDIRIEWSNGNLENGQVISSKDQVRIVNAIYALPNGVIRMSNDIEGLVETSTNLARVLVKDGGIKVQCLIRSSVESAKMDVGNMVRANFEQIGAEVELAGDYPGWKPNPSSEILSIMKNRYRQMFAKEVEVNACHAGLECGILGTNYPGLDMISFGPTIKNPHSPDEMCHIESVKLFWDYLLDVLRNIPSKA, from the coding sequence ATGAACAAAGAAGTAGCTAATCTAGAACCAAAGGCTGTTTGGACAGCTTTTGAACAATTAAACGAGGTGCCTAGGCCTTCGAAGCATGAGGAGAGAGTGATAGAGTTTGCCAAAAGCTTTGGCGAAAACCTTGGTCTGAAGACTAAGGTGGATGGGGCAGGCAATGTGATAATACAAAAACCGGCGACGCCAGGTTATGAGGATAGAAAAACGGTTATTTTACAGGGGCACTTGGATATGGTGCATCAGAAAAATGCCGATACGGATTTTGATTTCTCATTGGAGGGAATCAAGTCTTATATTGATGGTGATTGGGTGAAAGCCAAAGGAACTACATTGGGTGCGGACAATGGCATGGGAGTAGCTGCGGCGATGGCGGTTTTGAGTTCGAATGATGTGGAGCATGGGCCGTTGGAGGTGTTGTTCACGATTGATGAAGAAACGGGAATGACTGGAGCTTTCGCCTTGCAGGCTGGAGAATTGGACGGCGATATCTTATTGAATTTGGATACGGAAGAGGAAGGCGAGTTGACAGTAGGTTGCGCTGGTGGTTTGGATGCTAATGTTAATGGAACTTATGCGGTTGATGAAGTTGGGATAGTTGATTTCGTTTTAATGGACTTGGCTGTCAAAGGCTTGAAGGGCGGACATTCCGGCATGGAAATTCATTTGGGCAGGGCCAACGCGAATAAGTTGATGAATAGAATTCTATACAAATCATTGGAAGCTTATGGCGTGCGTATCATTGAAATAGATGGAGGAAGCTTAAGAAATGCTATTCCAAGAGAGTCTTTTGTGAAGTTGGCAGTTCCAAAGGAAAGCTTGCCTCAATTTGAAGAGCATATTAGAGCTTGTGAAGAAGAGATATTAGATGAATATTCGGTTGCTGACTCTGATATTCGAATCGAATGGTCGAATGGCAATCTTGAAAATGGCCAGGTGATATCAAGTAAAGATCAAGTGCGGATAGTTAACGCTATTTATGCTTTGCCGAATGGAGTGATCAGAATGAGCAATGATATTGAAGGCTTGGTGGAAACATCGACAAACTTAGCAAGGGTTTTGGTAAAAGATGGAGGTATCAAGGTTCAGTGCCTTATTAGAAGTTCAGTTGAGTCGGCGAAGATGGATGTTGGAAATATGGTAAGGGCTAATTTTGAGCAGATCGGAGCAGAGGTAGAGCTAGCTGGCGATTATCCAGGTTGGAAGCCTAATCCAAGCTCGGAGATATTGTCGATAATGAAAAATAGATATCGTCAGATGTTTGCGAAAGAGGTGGAGGTTAATGCTTGTCATGCTGGGCTTGAGTGCGGAATTTTGGGAACTAATTATCCGGGGTTGGACATGATTTCATTTGGACCTACGATTAAAAATCCGCATTCTCCAGATGAAATGTGCCATATAGAATCTGTAAAGTTGTTTTGGGATTACCTATTGGATGTGTTGAGAAATATTCCGAGCAAAGCTTAA
- a CDS encoding DUF2165 domain-containing protein, whose amino-acid sequence MKRYSKLFVLLCYACYMTMVFFNNLNDWQSNWMFVKGVMSCMDITTEAVEWRRIESMSTQKLFYTLIIIFEGTTAFILWIGVYKMLRSLRKSVEEHIESKKMAVAGLTLMFLIFGMGFYVVGGEFFLSWQSMLFNSVGPGARNMSLALVALIYISMD is encoded by the coding sequence ATGAAAAGATATTCTAAACTTTTTGTTTTGCTATGTTATGCTTGTTACATGACCATGGTGTTTTTTAACAATCTGAATGATTGGCAGTCCAATTGGATGTTTGTAAAAGGGGTTATGAGCTGCATGGATATTACGACTGAAGCTGTAGAATGGAGGCGCATTGAGTCTATGTCAACGCAAAAACTTTTTTATACATTGATTATAATTTTTGAGGGGACTACTGCTTTTATTTTGTGGATTGGAGTATATAAGATGTTAAGGTCACTTAGAAAGTCGGTCGAGGAGCATATCGAGTCAAAGAAAATGGCTGTGGCAGGTCTGACTCTGATGTTTTTGATTTTTGGAATGGGCTTTTATGTTGTGGGAGGCGAGTTCTTTTTGTCTTGGCAGTCCATGCTTTTCAATTCTGTGGGACCTGGTGCGAGAAATATGAGTTTGGCTTTAGTAGCGTTGATCTATATATCCATGGATTGA
- the nrfA gene encoding ammonia-forming cytochrome c nitrite reductase: MNSISKKIQEKPWLGWVLFLSTLVVVFLLGLFASEVVERRAEAVFAYNPSRDIDKFEPRNAVWGTEFPRQYQSWAATEDTSFYSKHNNNAGDDMLAKNPNMVVLWAGYGFSKDYNSPRGHIYAVKDIHETLRTGAPEHDHDGPMPSTCWTCKSPDVPRLMNEIGVAEFYEGKWASKGKEIVNPIGCADCHDSETMNLAISRPALIEGFEMMGQDISKATPQEMRSLVCAQCHVEYYFDKDKGKGNYLTFPWKNGTKVEDMEKYFDDIAFSDWTHSISKAPMLKAQHPGYELSKEGIHEQRGVSCADCHMPYKSEGGVKYTDHHIQSPLANPANSCQVCHREEAEELKKNVYDRQDAIKSIQKVVEYELVRAHFEAGKAWELGATKEQMKDILTDIRHAQWRWDFSVASHGGSFHAPLEVSRIMSTSLERSQNARRSLAILLKDLGFHGEVEIPDISTKDKAQKAIGFDVEKAQQEKDEFIKNVVPKWIKEANKRQSEYQPQITGKNQIPKIS; the protein is encoded by the coding sequence ATGAACAGTATAAGCAAAAAAATACAAGAAAAACCTTGGCTAGGCTGGGTGTTATTCCTTTCCACATTAGTTGTGGTATTCTTGTTGGGACTTTTCGCTTCTGAAGTCGTTGAAAGAAGAGCAGAAGCGGTATTCGCCTACAATCCAAGCAGAGATATCGACAAATTCGAACCAAGAAACGCTGTATGGGGCACTGAATTTCCTAGACAATACCAATCTTGGGCAGCTACAGAAGATACATCTTTCTACAGCAAGCACAACAACAACGCTGGAGACGACATGTTGGCTAAAAACCCTAACATGGTAGTGCTTTGGGCTGGTTATGGTTTCTCCAAAGACTACAATTCGCCAAGAGGTCACATCTACGCGGTAAAAGACATCCATGAGACTTTGCGTACGGGAGCTCCTGAGCATGATCACGATGGTCCGATGCCAAGCACTTGCTGGACTTGTAAAAGCCCTGATGTGCCAAGATTAATGAACGAAATTGGCGTTGCCGAGTTCTATGAAGGTAAATGGGCTAGCAAAGGCAAGGAAATTGTTAATCCTATCGGATGCGCGGATTGCCATGATTCTGAGACAATGAACCTTGCGATCAGCAGACCAGCCCTTATAGAAGGATTTGAGATGATGGGTCAAGATATCAGCAAAGCAACTCCTCAAGAAATGAGATCTCTAGTGTGCGCGCAGTGCCACGTAGAGTACTACTTCGACAAGGACAAAGGAAAAGGCAACTACCTAACGTTCCCATGGAAAAACGGTACAAAGGTAGAAGACATGGAGAAATACTTCGATGACATTGCATTCAGCGACTGGACGCACTCAATCAGTAAAGCTCCAATGCTTAAAGCTCAGCACCCAGGTTACGAATTATCAAAAGAAGGTATCCACGAGCAAAGAGGTGTTTCTTGCGCGGATTGCCATATGCCTTACAAATCTGAAGGTGGCGTAAAATACACTGACCACCACATTCAAAGCCCATTGGCTAACCCAGCTAACTCTTGCCAAGTATGTCACAGAGAAGAAGCTGAAGAGTTGAAGAAAAATGTCTACGATCGCCAGGATGCAATCAAGAGTATCCAAAAGGTGGTTGAGTATGAACTAGTTAGAGCTCACTTCGAAGCTGGTAAAGCTTGGGAACTTGGCGCTACTAAAGAGCAAATGAAAGACATTCTTACTGACATCAGACACGCTCAGTGGAGATGGGACTTCTCTGTTGCTTCTCATGGTGGTTCTTTCCACGCGCCTCTTGAAGTTTCAAGAATCATGAGCACATCTCTTGAGAGATCTCAAAATGCCAGAAGATCATTGGCTATTCTACTTAAAGACCTAGGGTTCCATGGTGAAGTAGAAATTCCAGATATCTCAACTAAAGATAAAGCGCAAAAGGCTATCGGTTTCGATGTGGAAAAAGCGCAACAAGAAAAAGACGAATTCATTAAAAACGTCGTTCCTAAATGGATAAAGGAAGCTAACAAAAGGCAATCTGAGTACCAGCCTCAAATCACAGGCAAAAACCAGATTCCTAAAATCTCATAA
- a CDS encoding cytochrome c biogenesis protein ResB translates to MNNSKQKTRKIWTFPWGYREGFVLSAGLMLLGLALELATHGAGVPTLRWPVNIIFGLLFSAFLATLYFLNRKNPIIKWLSGVPATITSIILIGVIVTVMGILPQAPEEHPSIISLLKLNNVTDSWYFTFAVLYFMSTLGFACCKRVIPFKGKNIGFLLNHLGLYIALMSAMLGAGDLIRLTADLYKGNIEWRAKDANGILYELPIAMRLDAFSIDQYNPKVAIINKDGMLLPQEKPQLQLIDSAGQSMEILDWKVSIMKFDTLSKPFAGRYEPVNEEGAAPSAKIKAVNIKNGKEKEGWISCGSFMVLPEGVELDSTHTLVMTAPEPKKYQSKIHFITKSGLEEDGVIEVNKPYKIDGWNVYQLSYDEQFGRWSRLSVVELVKDPWLPAVYVGVFMMLFGSIYIMWVGNNFKSK, encoded by the coding sequence ATGAACAATAGCAAGCAAAAAACTCGAAAAATCTGGACTTTTCCTTGGGGATATAGAGAGGGGTTCGTATTGTCCGCTGGGTTGATGTTACTGGGCTTGGCTCTGGAATTAGCAACTCACGGCGCAGGAGTGCCAACATTGAGATGGCCTGTGAATATCATCTTCGGACTATTATTCTCGGCGTTTCTCGCAACTCTATATTTCTTAAACAGAAAAAACCCGATCATCAAATGGCTATCGGGAGTGCCGGCCACTATCACCTCTATCATCCTGATAGGCGTCATAGTCACGGTCATGGGCATATTGCCTCAAGCTCCAGAGGAACATCCGAGTATTATCAGCTTGCTAAAGCTCAATAATGTAACTGACTCATGGTATTTCACTTTTGCAGTATTGTATTTCATGTCCACATTAGGATTTGCATGCTGCAAAAGGGTTATACCTTTCAAAGGCAAAAATATCGGTTTTCTTCTTAATCACTTAGGCCTATACATAGCGCTAATGTCCGCTATGCTTGGTGCTGGTGACCTTATAAGATTAACCGCCGACTTATACAAAGGCAACATCGAATGGCGAGCAAAAGACGCTAACGGAATTCTTTACGAGCTTCCGATTGCCATGAGATTGGATGCCTTCAGTATTGATCAATACAATCCTAAAGTAGCTATCATCAATAAAGATGGAATGCTTTTGCCTCAGGAAAAGCCACAGCTCCAACTTATCGACTCCGCTGGACAGTCTATGGAAATACTGGACTGGAAAGTTTCCATCATGAAATTCGACACGCTATCCAAACCATTCGCAGGAAGATACGAACCTGTAAATGAGGAAGGAGCCGCTCCTTCAGCAAAAATCAAAGCTGTCAATATTAAAAATGGAAAAGAAAAAGAAGGTTGGATTAGCTGCGGAAGTTTCATGGTTCTGCCTGAAGGTGTCGAGCTTGACAGCACGCATACTTTAGTCATGACAGCTCCTGAGCCAAAAAAATATCAGTCCAAGATCCATTTTATCACAAAATCCGGTCTGGAGGAAGATGGAGTTATCGAAGTCAACAAACCATATAAAATCGATGGATGGAATGTTTATCAGCTTAGCTATGATGAGCAATTCGGAAGGTGGTCGAGACTGAGCGTAGTTGAGCTAGTCAAAGACCCTTGGTTGCCTGCTGTTTATGTAGGTGTATTTATGATGCTTTTTGGCTCAATATATATCATGTGGGTAGGCAATAACTTTAAATCTAAATAA
- a CDS encoding cytochrome c biogenesis protein, with protein MNWSDFPLMAGLSSILWLASVAFLYFNKNEKLNVIVDICIIAGIFVLGYYISNLWIALERPPMRTLGETRLWYSFFLPVIGYITFKRWKYKWILLYSAVLAIVFLGVNIMNPDTHNKTLMPALQSPWFVPHVIVYIFSYAMLGASSLVAVKGLWQDKSDSLEAKTTLTVADNLVYIGFGFLTLGLLFGALWAKEAWGHYWTWDPKETWAFLTWIAYLIYMHFRSHHPRKYRLALWTLALAFVVLLACWFGVNYMPSAQTSVHTYTQ; from the coding sequence ATGAACTGGTCTGATTTTCCATTAATGGCTGGCTTAAGCTCAATTCTTTGGCTTGCCTCGGTAGCTTTTCTATATTTCAATAAAAATGAAAAGCTAAACGTTATCGTAGATATCTGTATTATCGCAGGGATATTCGTGCTTGGATATTATATATCAAATCTGTGGATTGCCCTTGAAAGACCTCCAATGAGAACTTTAGGTGAAACAAGGCTTTGGTATAGCTTTTTCCTTCCTGTTATTGGTTATATCACCTTCAAGCGATGGAAGTACAAATGGATCTTACTTTACAGTGCTGTATTGGCAATTGTGTTTCTAGGAGTTAATATTATGAACCCGGACACTCATAACAAAACGTTGATGCCAGCTCTGCAAAGTCCTTGGTTTGTTCCTCATGTGATAGTGTATATCTTTTCTTATGCCATGCTTGGCGCTTCTTCTCTAGTCGCTGTCAAAGGCTTATGGCAAGATAAAAGCGATAGCCTTGAAGCGAAAACCACACTCACAGTTGCGGACAACTTGGTATACATCGGTTTTGGATTTCTTACATTAGGATTGCTTTTTGGAGCCTTATGGGCCAAAGAAGCTTGGGGACACTACTGGACGTGGGACCCTAAAGAAACATGGGCCTTCTTAACATGGATAGCTTACCTTATTTACATGCACTTTAGGAGTCATCATCCACGCAAGTACAGACTAGCCCTTTGGACTCTAGCCTTGGCATTTGTTGTATTGCTTGCTTGTTGGTTTGGCGTTAACTATATGCCATCAGCACAGACAAGCGTCCACACTTATACACAGTAA
- the nrfH gene encoding cytochrome c nitrite reductase small subunit gives MNEFLKKLLPPREWRIPVIILLGIFFGLGGYVLYISNAVSYLSDDPKTCVNCHIMTPQYANWKHSSHRENATCNDCHVPHDNVFNKYFFKAKDGMRHAAMFTMRMEPQVIKMHEPGQKVVQENCKRCHEDLNERVSTVKIDLDAQKHGEGKLCWECHREVPHGRVKSMSSTPDARAPLPQSPVPDWIKKATTK, from the coding sequence ATGAATGAATTTTTAAAAAAATTATTGCCGCCAAGGGAATGGAGAATCCCGGTGATTATCCTGCTCGGAATATTTTTCGGGCTGGGAGGTTACGTTTTGTACATTTCAAATGCAGTTTCTTATCTATCCGACGACCCTAAGACCTGCGTCAATTGTCATATTATGACTCCGCAGTACGCGAACTGGAAGCACAGCTCACACAGGGAAAATGCTACTTGCAACGATTGCCATGTACCTCATGACAATGTGTTCAACAAGTACTTTTTCAAAGCCAAAGACGGCATGAGGCACGCAGCTATGTTCACAATGAGAATGGAGCCACAAGTGATAAAGATGCACGAGCCTGGCCAAAAAGTGGTACAGGAAAACTGCAAGAGATGTCACGAAGACCTCAATGAGAGAGTTTCCACGGTCAAAATTGACCTTGACGCCCAGAAGCATGGCGAAGGCAAGCTATGCTGGGAATGCCACAGAGAAGTGCCGCACGGCAGAGTGAAAAGCATGTCTTCCACTCCTGACGCAAGAGCGCCGCTTCCTCAATCTCCAGTTCCTGACTGGATCAAGAAAGCAACTACAAAATAG
- a CDS encoding alginate export family protein yields MKKTATQLKLVLVALFAVLSITESWSQVTIDAQIRPRAEFRNGFKTLSGEEIDPAFAISQRTRLTVGYTTDKIIMKIAMQDVRVWGDRAQASMNDGASTMVNEAWAQILFNQNFSLKLGRQALSYDDERILGGLDWAQQGRWHDAMVFMYNKNDFTIHVGGAFNQQKEVLEGTYYDPAFNNYKNMQYTWMSKKIAGVDVSALVMNTGFQYSDDTPLASDTTINYLQTMGINLKKNTADWGIFGSIYHQTGKNKANQNVNAWLASVNAYYKPTNKLKFGVGTDYVTGQDMNAQGDKTVSTFDPLYGTHHKFYGFMDYFYVGSPHQNVGLWDKYISVDYKVNSKWNVALKAHHFNSAADIYARTEGGSFAAEIEDSYLGTELDFTFGYKYNEYISLVGGYSQMFASSSMEVLKGGSSTTGNNWAWLMLNINPRIFTSKK; encoded by the coding sequence ATGAAAAAAACAGCTACTCAACTCAAATTGGTGCTTGTCGCTTTATTTGCAGTCTTAAGTATCACTGAATCTTGGTCACAGGTAACTATAGATGCCCAAATCAGACCAAGAGCAGAATTTAGAAACGGGTTCAAAACATTAAGCGGTGAGGAAATCGATCCTGCATTCGCGATTTCGCAAAGAACTCGTTTGACTGTAGGCTACACTACCGATAAAATCATCATGAAAATCGCCATGCAAGATGTAAGAGTATGGGGAGACAGAGCTCAAGCATCTATGAATGATGGAGCTTCAACTATGGTTAATGAAGCTTGGGCGCAGATTCTTTTCAATCAAAACTTTTCATTAAAACTTGGACGTCAAGCATTATCTTATGATGATGAAAGAATTCTAGGAGGATTGGATTGGGCGCAACAGGGTCGTTGGCATGATGCAATGGTATTCATGTACAATAAAAACGACTTTACAATACATGTAGGAGGCGCTTTCAACCAACAAAAAGAAGTATTGGAAGGAACATACTACGATCCCGCATTCAACAACTACAAAAACATGCAGTATACTTGGATGAGCAAGAAGATCGCAGGTGTTGACGTTTCGGCATTAGTTATGAACACAGGATTCCAGTACTCTGATGATACGCCATTGGCTTCGGACACGACGATCAATTATCTTCAAACTATGGGTATCAACTTGAAAAAGAATACTGCTGATTGGGGAATTTTTGGTAGCATCTACCACCAAACCGGAAAAAACAAGGCAAACCAAAATGTGAACGCTTGGTTAGCTTCCGTTAACGCTTACTACAAGCCAACAAACAAGTTGAAGTTTGGCGTTGGAACAGACTATGTGACTGGCCAAGATATGAATGCTCAAGGAGACAAAACTGTTTCTACATTTGATCCCCTTTACGGAACTCACCATAAATTCTATGGTTTCATGGACTACTTCTATGTAGGAAGTCCTCACCAAAATGTTGGTCTTTGGGATAAATACATTTCTGTTGACTATAAAGTAAACAGCAAGTGGAATGTAGCATTAAAAGCCCACCACTTCAATTCGGCAGCTGATATTTATGCCAGAACAGAGGGAGGAAGTTTCGCCGCAGAAATCGAGGACAGCTACTTGGGTACTGAATTGGATTTCACATTTGGCTACAAATACAATGAATACATCAGCCTTGTGGGTGGATACTCTCAAATGTTCGCATCCTCTTCCATGGAAGTGCTTAAAGGCGGAAGCTCAACAACTGGGAACAACTGGGCTTGGTTAATGCTAAACATCAACCCAAGAATTTTCACTTCTAAGAAATAA
- a CDS encoding M6 family metalloprotease domain-containing protein, which yields MRKFYIFIFLLILNGALYGASYHGELSEFEQPDGTVVSLKLFGDHAYIRAETPEGYTVIRDEESGWICYAKLNEDKSKLISTGVKYLPDTEGEQGPKGQSIEKHLEISQAEITRIRRAFEGQDKHASRSMASSQVAEDVVGDFKGLCILVDFSDYPSSGGVPKNIVEDFCNGDNFNTYGINGSLKEYYNDVSFGKLNYENYVFGYFRAPKTFAEYNAMPYTQGAQEILTYVLGEIDRQGFDFSQLTTDDNGFIKAINLMYTGYPPTWAQGMWYHKTNWYGFQADGVTVSTYNTSPLNIPRGSRNGDFGLSTVAHENGHMIGNWPDTYKYGDTGPDGLGTFDIMCSYGSSTNPVIPNPYFKMLAGWMNVVDITNFTGIKTDLSNSNTVFKYVNKNNPTEFFLIEARRREGRSYLIPDEGLTIWHIYEQGNNQNYHSNQTPHQVYLEHANNNVYDHSYACYDQGYRDEFDNFTAPSSKWYDGSESGLMISKVSYPGASMTFQIGDVTLPPTADFSANSSFICPGQSVEFTDLSISGPESWSWEFEGGSPSVSSDQNPTITYYNEGTYKVKLTASNANGSDVVEKVEYITVNSSGLALPMEESFEGSDFPREFWTIDNPDNNLTWEKSTRSGFQSSSCVIVNNADYDNVGATDDLNIGTYDMSTNSKKELSFYVAYTKFDNNSPDQLSVLVSTDCGASWQEVFNKTHSELETVPVDGGDESNRWVPTTDSDWRKEVVDLTQFAGNNSVRIKFRNTNGYGTRIWLDNISITSEKVSDIVLSSEVLETGVSVYPNPVKDVLMVKSNQVDDALEVNMYSIDGKLVRSVHANNGLAFIQVGDLLPGIYILDSNVNGQNYREKVVVE from the coding sequence ATGAGGAAATTTTACATTTTTATTTTCTTGCTCATTTTGAATGGAGCTTTGTATGGAGCTTCATATCATGGAGAGTTGAGTGAATTTGAACAACCTGACGGAACGGTAGTGTCTTTAAAACTGTTTGGAGATCATGCGTATATTAGAGCGGAAACTCCTGAAGGTTATACAGTGATTCGAGATGAGGAATCGGGGTGGATTTGTTATGCTAAACTGAATGAAGACAAGAGTAAATTAATTTCAACAGGAGTAAAGTATCTTCCAGATACTGAAGGAGAGCAGGGGCCAAAGGGGCAGAGTATCGAAAAGCATTTAGAAATTTCTCAAGCGGAAATAACTAGAATCAGAAGAGCTTTTGAAGGACAAGATAAACATGCTAGTCGATCAATGGCAAGCAGCCAAGTGGCTGAAGATGTAGTAGGAGACTTCAAGGGACTGTGTATTTTGGTCGATTTTAGCGACTATCCTTCTTCTGGAGGAGTTCCTAAAAATATTGTTGAGGATTTTTGCAACGGGGATAACTTTAATACTTATGGTATCAATGGTTCATTGAAAGAGTATTATAATGATGTGTCATTTGGCAAATTAAATTATGAAAATTATGTTTTTGGATATTTTAGAGCGCCAAAGACATTTGCAGAATATAATGCTATGCCTTACACACAGGGTGCACAAGAGATTCTGACTTATGTTTTGGGTGAAATCGATCGTCAAGGTTTTGATTTTTCTCAACTGACAACTGATGACAATGGCTTTATCAAAGCAATTAATTTGATGTATACAGGATACCCTCCCACATGGGCTCAAGGTATGTGGTATCATAAAACAAATTGGTATGGATTTCAAGCGGATGGAGTAACAGTAAGCACATATAATACTTCTCCATTGAATATACCTAGAGGTAGTAGAAATGGTGATTTTGGTCTGTCTACAGTTGCGCATGAGAATGGACACATGATTGGAAATTGGCCGGACACATACAAGTACGGAGATACTGGTCCTGATGGACTTGGCACTTTTGATATCATGTGTAGTTATGGTAGCAGCACCAATCCGGTTATTCCAAATCCATATTTTAAAATGCTTGCGGGATGGATGAATGTTGTTGATATTACGAATTTTACTGGAATTAAGACTGATTTGTCGAATTCTAATACGGTTTTTAAGTATGTGAATAAAAATAATCCGACCGAATTTTTCTTGATTGAAGCTAGAAGAAGAGAAGGTAGAAGTTATCTTATACCAGACGAAGGCTTGACGATATGGCATATTTACGAGCAAGGCAATAATCAGAATTACCATAGCAATCAAACGCCTCATCAAGTCTATTTGGAACATGCTAATAATAATGTATATGATCACAGTTATGCATGTTATGACCAAGGCTATAGAGATGAGTTCGATAATTTTACAGCTCCAAGTTCGAAATGGTATGATGGATCGGAGAGTGGGTTGATGATCAGCAAGGTTAGTTATCCAGGAGCTAGCATGACTTTCCAAATTGGGGATGTGACTTTGCCGCCTACTGCGGATTTCTCAGCGAATAGCTCATTCATTTGTCCAGGACAATCTGTCGAGTTTACAGACCTGAGTATAAGCGGACCAGAATCTTGGAGTTGGGAATTCGAAGGAGGTTCTCCTTCTGTATCCTCGGATCAAAATCCTACGATAACATATTATAATGAGGGAACATATAAAGTGAAACTGACAGCTTCAAATGCAAATGGAAGCGATGTGGTTGAAAAAGTTGAATATATAACGGTGAATTCTTCAGGATTGGCATTGCCTATGGAGGAGAGTTTTGAAGGAAGCGATTTTCCTAGAGAGTTTTGGACGATTGATAATCCAGATAACAACCTGACATGGGAGAAATCTACTCGATCAGGATTTCAATCCTCAAGTTGCGTGATAGTTAATAATGCTGATTATGATAATGTCGGCGCAACTGACGACCTTAATATAGGTACGTATGATATGTCGACGAATTCGAAGAAGGAATTGTCATTTTATGTAGCATATACAAAATTTGATAATAACAGTCCTGATCAATTAAGCGTGTTGGTTTCAACAGATTGTGGGGCAAGCTGGCAAGAAGTATTTAACAAAACGCATTCAGAGCTTGAAACTGTTCCAGTAGATGGGGGAGATGAATCTAACCGATGGGTTCCAACGACAGATTCTGATTGGAGAAAAGAAGTTGTTGATTTAACTCAATTTGCAGGAAATAATTCTGTGCGTATCAAGTTCAGAAATACTAACGGCTATGGAACAAGAATTTGGTTGGATAATATTTCTATAACTTCTGAGAAAGTATCTGATATCGTGTTGAGCAGTGAGGTGCTGGAAACAGGCGTGTCAGTTTATCCAAATCCTGTAAAAGATGTTCTAATGGTGAAGTCAAACCAAGTTGATGATGCTTTGGAAGTGAACATGTACTCAATTGATGGCAAGTTGGTGAGAAGTGTTCATGCTAATAATGGATTGGCTTTCATTCAGGTAGGTGATTTGTTGCCAGGTATTTACATTCTTGATAGCAATGTAAATGGACAAAACTATAGAGAAAAAGTAGTTGTTGAGTAA